In Falco naumanni isolate bFalNau1 chromosome 15, bFalNau1.pat, whole genome shotgun sequence, the DNA window GTCAGAAAATCGAGCCTGGCAGCCCCGGAGGCGGCGGGTTtcccggcccgcggcgggggggtcGCGGCTgcaccgggccgggccgagccgagccggggCCGGCCGGCGAGCGCTGCCGCTACGGGGGTGCCCGCTGCCCCgacggcgcggcccggcccggcccggctcccgCGGCTCCGCGCCGGCCGGGCCCGCCTCGGCACTGACCTTTCGACGAGAGATGGCGCTGTCGAGGTTTAAACCGAGCCGCTCCGCCGCTCCGCGTCCTGcccgctcgccgctgccgcggcccccccggccggccccatcccccccccggggggggggggggggggggagcgcgAGGGGAGGCTAAAGTAAATACAATTAGTTCTAAATGTATTAGATTAATTAGTCCGGGCCAGCAGGCCAAgtgcggcggggggcggccgcggggctggcAAACTTGCAGGGCTTTCGCACCTCtcggcgggggcggggggaccgCGGAGGCACCGATGCCCCGTCCCCGCAGAACCCCCCCGGCTGAGCGacagccccgccgcgggggagcggggcaggtACCCGCTGCCGGCCCCGGAGGCGGCGCCGCGCTGCCGGGTCCCCGCCAGGCGCCCGCCGCTGCCGCTCCGCCCGGCCGCAGGAgctccccgcgcccccgccccggcggggcagcAGCCGGCAGGCCGCCCCGGGGCAGGGCGCGCACGGCCGGAGGCGCGCACGGCAGCGGGCAGCGCGGCTGCCGGGGCcccggcgcggagcggcgcggagcgggcAGGGGGGAGCGGCCCGTCCGCAGCCGCCCGCCCGGGAGCGCGGCGGGCAGGAGGGGGTTAAGCGCGCCCCAGCTGACAGTCAGCTGATGGGGCCCTGATTGACAGCTCCGAAAAGTTTCCTTGTTTCTATATATTATGCTAATGAGGGCTGGGATGGCGGGCGCCCATTGGCCCGGCCGCCCAGTCAATTTCCCATTTGACGTCAGGAGCGCTATAAAACTCTGCAATGCTTTTAAACTCTCCTGCTGGatgaaacctttaaaatatttttcatcttcttgctGTAGCTTTGGGGTCGaggttttgttgtatttttttctccttttttttttttttaaaccctacTGTTATTATTTTGGTTGCGATACCgactttgatttttatttttttttttgtcttcactctcttctccctcctcccttccccgaTGAACCTCTCTTCTCGCTCTGCACTTTGCGTGAGAAAGCCCAGAGGAAAGGCACCATGAagtgttaaaaataacaaaacaaaacaacaacaacaaaaaaattactcgCGACACCGCCAGCTAACACTTCCAGCTGCAGTTTTTGCAGGCTGcgaaagagagagagagagaggagcgagagaagggagggagagaggaggaaaaaaaaaatccaccctttATGCAAAAGGCGAATAGCGAGAGCCCCTCGCTCTGATGCATCAGCGGCAGCGGAGACTCTGCAAAGGATAACGcggagcgggagcgggagcggccGGGGCGAAGTGGAGCGGAGGCTGCGCGGGGCCGTGGCgagaggcagagcaggagcgCGGAGCGGAGCTCGCCCAAAATCAAGCTGGCTCACCCGGTGGCAACTCAGAGCAGTCCCCTCGCTCCCGGAGCGCACCCTTTCTGGAGGACTCTCGGCAGCAAAAGGATGGCATCAGAACTGGCAATGAGCAGCTCCGACCTGCCCACCAGTCCCCTGGCCATGGAATATGTTAATGACTTCGATCTGATGAAGTTTGAAGTGAAAAAGGAGCCGGTGGAGACCGATCGCATTATCAGCCAGTGCGGCCGCTTGATCGCCGGGGGATCGCTCTCTTCCACCCCGATGAGCACGCCCTGCAGCTCGGTGCCCCCGTCCCCCAGCTTCTCGGCGCCCAGCCCCGGCTCCGGCACCGACCAGAAGACCCACCTGGAAGACTACTACTGGATGACGGGCTACCCGCAGCAGCTCAACCCGGAGGCGCTGGGCTTCAGCCCCGAGGACGCGGTGGAGGCGCTGATCAACAGCAGCCACCACCCGCTGCCCGGCGCCTTCGATGGCTATGCTAGAGGGCAGCAGCTGGCCGCGGCCGCCGGCGCCGGCGGCTCCGTGCCGGCCGAGGAGATGGGCTCGGCGGCCGCCGTGGTGTCGGCGGTGAtcgccgcggcggcggcgcagggCGGCGCGccccactaccaccaccaccaccaccacccgcaccacggcggcggcggcggcggcgggcaccCCCACGCCGCGGCGCCGGGCAGCGCGCCGCCCTCCTCCGCCTCCTCGGCGGCCGGCtccggcggtggcggcggcggcggcggcggcggcgccggggggCTGCACCACCCGCAccacggcggcggcggcggcggcggcggcctgCACTTCGACGACCGCTTCTCCGACGAGCAGCTGGTGACCATGTCGGTGCGGGAGCTGAACCGGCAGCTGCGGGGCGTCAGCAAGGAAGAGGTGATCCGGCtgaagc includes these proteins:
- the MAF gene encoding transcription factor Maf, which encodes MASELAMSSSDLPTSPLAMEYVNDFDLMKFEVKKEPVETDRIISQCGRLIAGGSLSSTPMSTPCSSVPPSPSFSAPSPGSGTDQKTHLEDYYWMTGYPQQLNPEALGFSPEDAVEALINSSHHPLPGAFDGYARGQQLAAAAGAGGSVPAEEMGSAAAVVSAVIAAAAAQGGAPHYHHHHHHPHHGGGGGGGHPHAAAPGSAPPSSASSAAGSGGGGGGGGGGAGGLHHPHHGGGGGGGGLHFDDRFSDEQLVTMSVRELNRQLRGVSKEEVIRLKQKRRTLKNRGYAQSCRFKRVQQRHVLESEKNQLLQQVEHLKQEISRLVRERDAYKEKYEKLVSNGFRENGSSSDNPSSPEFFMYPRESSTTVM